The Myxococcales bacterium genome includes the window CGCGATTTTTGATCGCAACCGCGCCGACCGCGAGCAGATGTCGGTGGCCGAGGCGTGCTTTATTTTGATGAAGGTGTGCGAGGGCCTCGACTACGCGCACAACAAGCGCGACCAATCTGGCCGCGAGCTGGGGTTGGTGCACCGCGACGTCAGCCCGCAAAACGTGCTGGTGTCGTTTGAGGGCGAGATCAAGCTGGTCGAGTTTGGCATCGCCAAGGCGGTCGGGCAGCAGAGCAGCAAGACCCAGGCCGGCATCCTCAAAGGCAAATTCGGCTACATGTCGCCGGAGCAGGTGCGCGGCCTGAGCGTCGATCGGCGCTCGGACGTATTTTCGTGCGGCATCGTGCTCTACGAGCTGCTCACTAATGAACGCCTGTTTGTCGGGGAGACCGATTTCGCGACGCTGGAAAAAGTGCGCAACGTCGAGATTCTGCCGCCGACGACCTACAATCCAAAAATACCCGAGCAGCTCGAGCGCATCATCCTCAAGGCGCTGACGCTGCGGCCCGAAGACCGTTATCAAAACGCGATCGATCTGCACGACGAGCTGCAGGCCTTTGTCTATACGTCGGGGGAGTTCTACTCGCGCAAAGATTTGGCGTCGTGGATGAAGCGCACGTTCTCCAAGGAGATCGCGGAAGAAAGCGCACGCCTCGAAGAGTACCGGCAGATCCGTTCCCCCGACGACGTGCCGAGCGCGCGGGCGCCGCGGCAATCCTCGTCGCCGCCGCCGTTGCCGCCGCGCGCGCAAACGTCGAGCACCAAGCCGCCACCACCCCCGGCGAGTCGGCGCATGACCACGCCATCGGTGCTCTACGATGGCGGCAAGACGTCGATCGATCGCCCGAACCCGGGCATGCCGGACCGCCTCGATGACACCAATCGCGACGCCGAATTGCTGGCACAGGGAGCCCTGGCGGCCGCCGAGCCAGCACGCAAGCCACGCGGCGCAGGTCTCGCGTGGGACGATGAAGAGCTCGAAACGCAGATCTACGATACCCCCGACGCGCAAATGCCTGCCAGGCGCAGCGGCAGGGCGTCGGAACGCCCGAGCACGCGTGCGGGAACGGCGAGCTCGCCACCGCCCCGAGCGTCGCGAACGAGCGGATCGCACGCGACCAGCGATTTGCCAATTCTTTCGTCGGCCTCGCCAGATGCTCAGCCAACGCTGATGGCGCTCGCAGATGCGAGCCCAACGCCGAGCGAATTGCCGACCGCGCGCGCCCGCGAGACCAGGCCGCCGCGCCCCAGCGCGAGCTCGTTGCCGCTGCCAGGCGTCGGCGCGCACGTCGACTTGTCGGCGAGCAGCCATGCCGCGCGCACCTCCGGACGCATTTCAGCGGCGATCCCAATTGGCACCGCCGTGGCGCCCGCCGCGCAGGCAAGCAAGTCGGGCAGCGAGCGCTGGCAGTGGTATGCCCTAGCGGTTGCGGTTTCCTTGTCCGTTGTGGTGTTGCTGCTGTGGTTCAATCGCGCGCGGCCTCAGCTTGCCGCGGAGACCTCGGGGTTTGACCTCTACGTCACCCCGGCGACGGGCGTGAAATGGAAGCTCGATGGCGTCGAGCAAAGTCCAGTCGAGCAGGGCGCGCAAGTGCGCAAGCTCAGCGTCGGGACGCACCAACTTTCGATCGAAGCGCCGGCTGGCTACATGCACCACAGCCAGGAGGTGCAGATTGCCGCAGGCGCCATCGCGCGCGTCGATGTCGTGCTGCGACCGGTGGCGGTCGAGGTCGCGTTTGAGAGCACCCCGCCGGGTGCAACCGTCGAACTGATCGTCGACGGCGTGAAGACGACGCTGGGCCAGACGCCGGTGAAAAAGGCCCTGGATCCGCAAAAACAGGTTGAGGTGGTCTATTCGCTAGAGGGCTATGCGTCGGCAACCATGCCGCTTGCCTTTGGCAGCGAGCCCACTCAGACGGCGCGAGCGCAGTTGCAAAAAACGATCGCCGCGCCGCCGGTCGTCGCGATCCGGCCCGAGGTGGTGCGCCCCGTGCCCCAACCCGTGGTGCCCACGCGCCCGCCGCCTGCCGTGACGCCACCGGCGGTGACCCCGCCCGTAACGCGGCCGGCGGTGACGCCGCCGACCACCAGGCCGCCTGTGGTCACGCCGCCGACGCCGGCTGCTGATGGCATTCTCAAGCTGAGCTCCAAACCGCCGTGCGATATCTACATCAATGGCAAGAACACCGGCTTGCGTACGCCGCAACCCGAGCTCAAGTTGCCGCCGGGCACCCATCGCATCACGCTCATCAGCAACGAGTTTGAAATCAAGGATGTCTTTAGCGTCACCATCGTTAGCGGCAAGACCGATCGCGTGGTGAAGGATTATTCAGCCAAGCTGACGCCGTAAGGCCGCGCCTAGGTGAAACAGGCGGCGAGCTGCTCGATGTCCGCGCTGGCGAGCGACCCACGAAAAAGCTTGGGTAGCTCCATGATGGGCACCTTGAACGCCGCGGCGATCGCGGCGAGATATTCATCGTTGATGTGGCGGCGCGCGGTGAGCAGCTCGGCCTGGCGCGCAAGCGGCGCGGTGGCGGGGACGTTTGCTAAGGCCGGCAACAAGGCCTCGGCCCCGGCGTCTACGCTAGGGTAGATTTGGTTGGCAACGATTTGCGCGACCTCGATGCCGAGCTCACCCCGCAGCCTCGCGGCAAGTTCCGTCGCCTCGCGAAACGGCATCTCTTCGGCGAGGGTGACAATCACCGCGGCGCAACGGGCCGGGTCGGCCAACAGCGCCATGATGGTGCGTGCGTCGCGCCTAAGCGGGCCTTCGGGCACGGTGGTGGAGATGACCTTGGGCACGCCCAGAAGTGACAGGCTGTGACCCGAGGCCGGCAGATCCATCACCACGGTGTCCCACACCGGCCGCCCGCCTTTTTGCTCGGTGGTGTGAAACCACGCCTTGCCGAGCAAGGCGTATTCGTCCAGGCCCGGGATGGCGCGCAAGAAACCTTGCGACAGGCGGTTTTCAAACACGAGTTCGTAGACTTTTTGAAAGCGCAGCGTCATCAGCGCGTATTCGCGAATCGCCGTGGCGGGGCTTGGGTTGACGCCAAACAGGCGGTCGCGCAGCGGCGCGATCTGGGGACCTATCGGCGGCCGATCGAAGTAGGCGCCCATGCGGTCGGTGGCATGAGCCTGGTACAAGAGCGTCTTGCGACCGGCGCGGGCGCAGGCCAAGCCTAGGCTCGCGGCAACGGTGGTTCTGCCGACGCCGCCCTTGCCAAGCACAAGTATGAGACGACGGTCGAGCAGCGGCACAACGAGACGTGTATAGCAGACTTCGCGCGGATTGCTTATTCGCCAGCGGGCTTCGTCGACTGCCCGGCCGTGCTCGTGCTTCGCTTAGGCACCGGGGCATCGACGCCTGAGGTGATGTCGATCGCCTGATCGTCCTCGCCGCTGGCGGCACCGATTTCGATCGCGATGGGCACCACCTCGCCGTGGAGCTCGAGGCGATAGACGCTGTTGTCGGTCTCGACGTAGAGCATGGTGCCGCCGGCCTCGCGCAACACGCGCTTGACGGGCGTTGTGATCATGCGATGGCCATGCGGATCG containing:
- a CDS encoding protein kinase gives rise to the protein MKKPIPFGKYTLLERINVGGMAEVFRAKAFGVEGFERLVAVKRILPAIAEDKEFIRMFIDEAKLAVQLNHANIAQIFDLGVVDNSHYIALEHVHGRDLRAIFDRNRADREQMSVAEACFILMKVCEGLDYAHNKRDQSGRELGLVHRDVSPQNVLVSFEGEIKLVEFGIAKAVGQQSSKTQAGILKGKFGYMSPEQVRGLSVDRRSDVFSCGIVLYELLTNERLFVGETDFATLEKVRNVEILPPTTYNPKIPEQLERIILKALTLRPEDRYQNAIDLHDELQAFVYTSGEFYSRKDLASWMKRTFSKEIAEESARLEEYRQIRSPDDVPSARAPRQSSSPPPLPPRAQTSSTKPPPPPASRRMTTPSVLYDGGKTSIDRPNPGMPDRLDDTNRDAELLAQGALAAAEPARKPRGAGLAWDDEELETQIYDTPDAQMPARRSGRASERPSTRAGTASSPPPRASRTSGSHATSDLPILSSASPDAQPTLMALADASPTPSELPTARARETRPPRPSASSLPLPGVGAHVDLSASSHAARTSGRISAAIPIGTAVAPAAQASKSGSERWQWYALAVAVSLSVVVLLLWFNRARPQLAAETSGFDLYVTPATGVKWKLDGVEQSPVEQGAQVRKLSVGTHQLSIEAPAGYMHHSQEVQIAAGAIARVDVVLRPVAVEVAFESTPPGATVELIVDGVKTTLGQTPVKKALDPQKQVEVVYSLEGYASATMPLAFGSEPTQTARAQLQKTIAAPPVVAIRPEVVRPVPQPVVPTRPPPAVTPPAVTPPVTRPAVTPPTTRPPVVTPPTPAADGILKLSSKPPCDIYINGKNTGLRTPQPELKLPPGTHRITLISNEFEIKDVFSVTIVSGKTDRVVKDYSAKLTP
- a CDS encoding ArsA family ATPase; this translates as MPLLDRRLILVLGKGGVGRTTVAASLGLACARAGRKTLLYQAHATDRMGAYFDRPPIGPQIAPLRDRLFGVNPSPATAIREYALMTLRFQKVYELVFENRLSQGFLRAIPGLDEYALLGKAWFHTTEQKGGRPVWDTVVMDLPASGHSLSLLGVPKVISTTVPEGPLRRDARTIMALLADPARCAAVIVTLAEEMPFREATELAARLRGELGIEVAQIVANQIYPSVDAGAEALLPALANVPATAPLARQAELLTARRHINDEYLAAIAAAFKVPIMELPKLFRGSLASADIEQLAACFT